The proteins below are encoded in one region of Pseudoduganella armeniaca:
- a CDS encoding DUF4337 domain-containing protein: protein MSGHGFHVHGPHDHAVEHAAGHGHDKFSGNIAVTTAILATIGALFGYQGGATQNDAAMFKNNAAIAKTEAANRWNYYQAKSNKQNLAELAMTLPNVDPEKYKADVARYKAEKEEIKKEAESWEEKSHDWDKKSDNVLHQHHQWALATTAEQIAIALAAITLLTNRRWLLLSTYAVAVAGIALGVFAWLHIDPLGALFGAGGH, encoded by the coding sequence ATGTCAGGACACGGTTTCCACGTCCACGGCCCGCACGACCACGCGGTCGAACATGCCGCCGGCCACGGCCACGATAAATTCTCCGGCAATATCGCCGTCACGACCGCCATCCTGGCGACGATCGGCGCGCTGTTCGGTTACCAGGGCGGCGCCACGCAGAACGACGCGGCCATGTTCAAGAACAACGCGGCCATTGCCAAGACGGAAGCGGCCAACCGGTGGAACTACTACCAGGCCAAGTCCAACAAGCAGAACCTGGCCGAGCTGGCGATGACGCTGCCGAACGTCGATCCGGAAAAATACAAGGCCGACGTGGCGCGCTACAAGGCCGAAAAGGAAGAGATCAAAAAAGAAGCCGAAAGCTGGGAAGAGAAATCGCACGACTGGGACAAGAAGTCCGATAACGTGCTGCACCAGCACCACCAGTGGGCGCTGGCGACGACGGCCGAACAGATCGCCATCGCGCTGGCCGCCATCACCTTGCTGACCAATCGCCGCTGGCTGCTGCTGTCCACCTACGCGGTGGCCGTCGCCGGCATCGCGCTCGGCGTGTTCGCCTGGCTGCACATCGATCCGCTGGGCGCCCTGTTCGGCGCCGGCGGGCACTGA
- a CDS encoding thymidylate synthase: MQQYQQLIETVLAEGSWQDNRTGIRTLSVPGAMMRFDLAKGFPAVTTKKLAFKSVVGELCAFLRASRSAADFRALGCKVWDQNANENRQWLDNPFRAGTDDLGPVYGVQWREWPAYKVLDAGATAQIDAARANGFSIVAPLHEDGVERVLLYKAVDQLRECLDTIVNNPGSRRILFHGWNPAVLDEVALPACHLLYQFLPNATTKEISLCLYVRSNDIGLGTPFNIAEAAALLALVGRLTGYTPRWFSYFVGDAHIYENHLDMVREQLTREPCPLPRLVIAERVPAFAETGRYEPEWLEKIEPSDFSLEGYQHHPPLTAPMAV, from the coding sequence ATGCAGCAGTACCAGCAACTGATCGAAACCGTCCTGGCCGAAGGCAGCTGGCAGGACAACCGCACCGGCATCCGCACCCTGTCGGTGCCGGGCGCCATGATGCGCTTCGACCTGGCCAAGGGTTTCCCGGCGGTGACGACGAAGAAGCTGGCGTTCAAGTCCGTCGTGGGCGAGCTGTGCGCCTTCCTGCGCGCCTCGCGCAGCGCGGCCGACTTCCGCGCGCTGGGCTGCAAGGTGTGGGACCAGAACGCCAACGAGAACCGCCAGTGGCTGGACAATCCATTCCGCGCCGGCACCGACGACCTGGGCCCCGTGTACGGCGTGCAGTGGCGCGAATGGCCGGCCTACAAGGTGCTCGATGCTGGCGCCACGGCGCAGATCGATGCCGCCCGCGCCAACGGTTTCAGCATCGTCGCGCCGCTGCACGAGGATGGCGTCGAGCGCGTGCTGCTGTACAAGGCGGTGGACCAGTTGCGCGAGTGCCTGGACACGATCGTCAATAACCCGGGCAGCCGGCGCATCCTGTTCCACGGCTGGAATCCGGCCGTGCTGGACGAAGTGGCGCTGCCGGCCTGCCACCTGCTGTACCAGTTCCTGCCGAACGCGACGACGAAAGAGATCTCGCTGTGCCTGTACGTGCGCAGCAACGACATCGGCCTGGGCACGCCCTTCAATATCGCCGAGGCAGCCGCGCTGCTGGCGCTGGTCGGCCGGCTGACGGGCTACACGCCGCGCTGGTTCAGCTATTTCGTCGGCGACGCGCACATCTACGAGAACCACCTGGACATGGTGCGCGAGCAGCTGACGCGCGAACCGTGTCCGCTGCCGCGGCTCGTGATCGCTGAGCGCGTGCCGGCGTTTGCCGAGACCGGGCGCTACGAGCCGGAATGGCTCGAAAAAATCGAGCCGTCCGATTTCAGCCTGGAGGGTTACCAGCACCATCCGCCGCTCACGGCGCCGATGGCGGTGTGA
- a CDS encoding M48 family metallopeptidase yields MEQQRYLALIERLEYEACTWPRRFRARVLLVSLGLYGAELGLLLAAWLGCHALLRHLPAVDATLVAAVLGALAALALKWLLWPRLPAPQGRALTRAEAPALFDALDRMRARMAAPPIHHVLVDARYNVAVLQRPRWGGLWGRRTNYLMVGLPYLLAVSTSELFAALAHELGHLGGANAPLDAWVYRQRRVVGALHERLQERGGVRWLDAMLAYYHAVTFVLARRHEFAADRAATTLVGAAVNARGLVRDTLQMRWLHETFWPTLLRHADRGVRPPFMPYTAMRTAFRAGHAQWARPERLEAALAQRSGRHDTHPCLRERLAAIGVTAALPPALERTAADVLLGPDATRRLVAEFDALWWRREGRDWEQRYHQASAARQRMQALAACDVADLAPTQLEELALLTTEFDTPQAARPLLARVLAQPGQHPRPRSTMAACCSMRTTPKACATCRWPPPASAR; encoded by the coding sequence GTGGAGCAGCAGCGCTATCTGGCACTGATCGAGCGCCTGGAGTACGAGGCGTGCACCTGGCCGCGGCGGTTTCGCGCCCGGGTGCTGCTCGTCAGCCTGGGCCTGTACGGCGCCGAGCTGGGCCTGCTGCTGGCTGCATGGCTGGGCTGTCATGCGCTGCTGCGCCACCTGCCGGCCGTCGACGCGACGCTGGTCGCAGCAGTGCTGGGCGCATTGGCCGCGCTGGCGCTGAAATGGCTGTTGTGGCCGCGTCTCCCCGCGCCGCAGGGCCGGGCGTTGACGCGCGCCGAAGCCCCGGCCCTGTTCGACGCCCTCGACCGCATGCGCGCGCGCATGGCGGCGCCACCGATCCACCACGTGCTGGTGGACGCGCGCTACAACGTGGCCGTGTTGCAGCGGCCGCGCTGGGGCGGCCTGTGGGGCCGCCGTACCAATTACCTGATGGTGGGCCTGCCTTACCTGCTGGCCGTTTCCACCAGCGAGCTGTTCGCCGCGCTGGCGCATGAACTGGGGCACCTGGGCGGCGCGAACGCGCCGCTGGACGCCTGGGTCTACCGCCAGCGCCGCGTGGTGGGCGCGCTGCACGAGCGGTTGCAGGAGCGTGGCGGCGTGCGCTGGCTCGATGCGATGCTGGCCTACTACCACGCCGTGACCTTCGTGCTGGCGCGCCGGCACGAGTTCGCGGCCGACCGCGCCGCGACCACACTGGTCGGCGCCGCCGTCAACGCGCGCGGCCTGGTACGCGACACGCTGCAGATGCGCTGGCTGCACGAAACCTTCTGGCCCACCTTGCTGCGCCATGCCGACCGCGGCGTGCGCCCGCCCTTCATGCCCTACACGGCGATGCGCACGGCGTTCCGTGCCGGTCATGCGCAATGGGCCCGGCCGGAGCGGCTGGAAGCGGCGCTGGCGCAGCGCTCCGGGCGGCACGACACCCATCCCTGCCTGCGCGAACGGCTGGCAGCCATCGGCGTGACGGCGGCATTGCCGCCTGCCCTGGAGCGCACCGCGGCCGACGTGCTGCTGGGCCCCGACGCCACGCGCCGCCTGGTCGCCGAGTTCGATGCGCTGTGGTGGCGCCGCGAAGGACGCGACTGGGAGCAGCGCTATCACCAGGCCAGCGCGGCGCGCCAGCGCATGCAGGCGCTGGCGGCGTGCGACGTGGCCGACCTGGCGCCGACGCAGCTGGAGGAACTGGCGCTGCTGACGACCGAATTCGACACGCCGCAGGCCGCGCGCCCGCTGCTGGCCCGGGTCCTGGCCCAGCCCGGCCAGCATCCCAGGCCGCGTTCCACTATGGCCGCCTGCTGCTCGATGCGGACGACGCCCAAGGCCTGCGCTACCTGCAGGTGGCCGCCGCCAGCGAGCGCGCGCTAG
- a CDS encoding type 1 glutamine amidotransferase family protein, whose protein sequence is MKVYLVVVETLADWEIAYLTAELHSRRFFANPLAPFELVKVGLTSAPVHSMGGMALAPDLALDDVRMEQGDLLLLPGSDIWDQPQAQGALAFARARLEEGHNVAAICGATNGLAQVGALDRHAHTSNDLDFLKQTCPDYRGAELYRHEPAVRDRNLITATGLAPLEFSYEVFKLLDVLRPATLEAWYQLHKTREAKWFYALMESMQAKGQGAAPGT, encoded by the coding sequence ATGAAAGTCTATCTGGTCGTGGTCGAGACGCTGGCCGACTGGGAAATCGCTTACCTGACGGCGGAGCTGCACAGCCGCCGCTTCTTCGCCAACCCGCTGGCGCCGTTCGAGCTTGTCAAAGTGGGGCTGACGTCGGCGCCGGTGCACAGCATGGGTGGGATGGCCCTGGCGCCGGACCTGGCCCTGGACGACGTGCGCATGGAGCAGGGCGACCTGCTGCTGTTGCCGGGGTCGGACATCTGGGACCAGCCGCAAGCCCAGGGCGCGCTGGCGTTCGCGCGCGCCCGGCTGGAGGAAGGCCACAACGTGGCGGCGATCTGCGGCGCGACCAACGGCCTGGCCCAGGTCGGCGCGCTGGACCGGCACGCGCACACCAGCAACGACCTGGATTTCTTGAAACAGACGTGCCCGGACTACCGCGGCGCCGAACTGTATCGGCACGAGCCGGCGGTGCGCGACCGTAACCTGATCACCGCCACCGGCCTGGCGCCGCTGGAGTTCTCGTACGAGGTGTTCAAGCTGCTGGACGTGCTGCGGCCGGCCACCCTGGAGGCGTGGTACCAGTTGCACAAGACGCGCGAGGCGAAGTGGTTTTACGCGCTGATGGAGTCGATGCAGGCCAAGGGCCAGGGGGCTGCCCCCGGTACGTGA
- a CDS encoding arginine/lysine/ornithine decarboxylase, producing the protein MKFRFPIVIIDEDFRSENTSGLGIRALAAAMEKEGMEVLGVTSYGDLAQFAQQQSRASAFVLSIDDEEFGGGSIEETDHALKSLRAFVEEIRYKNADIPIYLYGETRTSRHIPNDILRELHGFIHMFEDTPEFVARHIIREAKSYLDGLSPPFFRALVHYANDGSYSWHCPGHSGGVAFLKSPIGQMFHQFFGENMLRADVCNAVEELGQLLDHTGPVAASERNAARIYNADHCYFVTNGTSTSNKMVWHSTVAPGDIVVVDRNCHKSILHSIIMCGAIPVFLMPTRNHLGIIGPIPLEEFTMESIQRKIENNPFARDAANKKPRILTITQSTYDGVVYNVETLREMLDGKIDTLHFDEAWLPHATFHDFYKDMHAIGKDRPRAKESMIFSTQSTHKLLAGLSQASQVLVRESESVKLDKDAFNEAYLMHTSTSPQYSIIASCDVAAAMMEAPGGTALVEESILEALDFRRAMRKIDEEWGQDWWFKVWGPDTFAEEGIGTREDWIIRAEDDWHGFGKLAPGFNMLDPIKATIVNPGLSLEGQFADSGIPASIVTKYLAEHGVIVEKCGLYSFFIMFTIGITKGRWNTLLTALQQFKDDYDKNAPLWRILPEFSAANPRYEKMGLRDLCQQIHDFYKAYDVARLTTEMYLSDMIPAMKPSDAFAKMAHREIERVAIDDLEGRITSILLTPYPPGIPLLIPGERFNKTIVDYLRFARDFNERFPGFETDVHGLVKREVNGKRDYFVDCVKQ; encoded by the coding sequence ATGAAATTTCGTTTCCCCATCGTCATTATCGACGAGGACTTCCGTTCCGAGAACACGTCCGGCCTGGGCATTCGCGCCCTGGCCGCGGCCATGGAGAAGGAAGGCATGGAAGTGCTGGGCGTGACCAGCTACGGCGACCTGGCGCAGTTCGCGCAGCAGCAGTCGCGCGCATCGGCGTTTGTCCTCTCCATCGACGACGAGGAATTCGGCGGCGGCTCGATCGAGGAAACCGACCATGCGCTGAAGTCCTTGCGCGCCTTCGTCGAGGAGATCCGTTACAAGAACGCCGACATCCCGATCTACCTGTACGGCGAAACGCGCACCTCGCGCCACATCCCGAACGACATCCTGCGCGAACTGCATGGCTTCATCCACATGTTCGAGGACACGCCGGAATTCGTCGCGCGCCACATCATCCGCGAAGCCAAGTCCTACCTGGACGGCCTGTCGCCGCCGTTCTTCCGCGCGCTGGTGCACTACGCCAACGACGGCTCGTATTCCTGGCACTGCCCCGGCCACTCGGGCGGCGTGGCGTTCCTGAAGTCGCCGATCGGCCAGATGTTCCACCAGTTCTTCGGCGAGAACATGCTGCGCGCCGACGTCTGCAACGCCGTGGAGGAACTGGGCCAGCTGCTGGACCACACCGGCCCGGTGGCCGCTTCCGAGCGCAACGCGGCGCGCATCTACAATGCCGACCACTGCTACTTCGTCACCAACGGCACCTCCACCTCGAACAAGATGGTGTGGCATTCGACCGTGGCGCCGGGCGACATTGTCGTGGTGGACCGCAACTGCCATAAATCGATCCTGCACTCGATCATCATGTGCGGCGCGATCCCCGTGTTCCTGATGCCGACCCGGAACCACCTGGGCATCATCGGGCCGATCCCGCTGGAAGAATTCACGATGGAATCCATTCAGCGTAAGATCGAGAACAATCCGTTCGCGCGCGACGCCGCCAACAAGAAGCCGCGCATCCTGACCATCACGCAGTCGACCTACGATGGCGTGGTGTACAACGTCGAGACACTGCGCGAAATGCTGGACGGGAAAATCGACACGCTGCACTTCGACGAAGCCTGGCTGCCGCACGCCACCTTCCACGACTTCTACAAGGACATGCACGCGATCGGCAAGGACCGCCCGCGCGCCAAGGAGTCGATGATCTTCTCGACCCAGTCCACCCACAAGCTGCTGGCCGGCCTGTCGCAGGCCTCGCAGGTGCTGGTGCGCGAGTCGGAGTCCGTCAAGCTGGACAAGGACGCGTTCAACGAAGCCTACCTGATGCACACCTCCACCTCGCCGCAGTACTCGATCATCGCCTCGTGCGACGTCGCGGCCGCGATGATGGAAGCGCCGGGCGGCACCGCGCTGGTCGAGGAGTCGATCCTGGAAGCGCTGGACTTCCGCCGCGCGATGAGGAAGATCGACGAGGAATGGGGCCAGGACTGGTGGTTCAAGGTCTGGGGTCCGGACACCTTCGCCGAGGAAGGCATCGGCACGCGCGAGGACTGGATCATCCGCGCCGAGGACGACTGGCACGGCTTCGGCAAGCTGGCCCCGGGCTTCAACATGCTGGACCCGATCAAGGCGACCATCGTCAATCCGGGCCTGTCGCTGGAAGGCCAGTTCGCCGACTCCGGCATCCCGGCCTCGATCGTCACCAAATACCTGGCCGAACACGGCGTCATCGTCGAAAAGTGCGGCCTGTACTCGTTCTTCATCATGTTCACGATCGGTATCACGAAAGGCCGCTGGAACACGCTGCTGACCGCGCTGCAGCAGTTCAAGGATGACTACGACAAGAACGCGCCGCTGTGGCGCATCCTGCCGGAGTTCTCGGCCGCCAATCCGCGTTATGAGAAGATGGGCCTGCGCGACCTGTGCCAGCAGATCCACGACTTCTACAAGGCCTACGACGTGGCGCGCCTGACGACGGAAATGTACCTGTCCGACATGATTCCGGCCATGAAGCCTTCCGACGCCTTCGCCAAGATGGCGCACCGCGAGATCGAGCGCGTGGCGATCGACGACCTGGAAGGCCGCATCACGTCGATCCTGTTGACGCCTTACCCGCCGGGCATTCCGCTGTTGATCCCGGGCGAGCGCTTCAACAAGACGATCGTCGACTACCTGCGCTTCGCGCGCGACTTCAACGAGCGCTTCCCCGGCTTCGAGACGGACGTGCAC